A genomic window from Methanovulcanius yangii includes:
- a CDS encoding biotin transporter BioY — protein MYGNEQKSQLIALTATFVALITVGAWISVPLPPVPLTLTTFFVLLAGVIMKRYAAIPAALYLVLGALNIPVFHNGLAGIGVILGPTGGFIVGFIPAALIVGLAYEKKDRTLRIMGIFVATVLIYAFGVAWLSFSTGIALAEAILLGVVPFLIGDALKGVAVYYIGERIE, from the coding sequence ATGTACGGGAATGAACAAAAGAGCCAGTTGATAGCCCTTACAGCGACATTCGTTGCCTTAATCACGGTAGGTGCGTGGATCTCCGTCCCTCTTCCTCCCGTGCCGCTGACCCTCACGACCTTCTTTGTACTCCTTGCAGGCGTGATCATGAAGCGGTATGCAGCGATTCCGGCCGCGCTGTACCTCGTACTTGGGGCCCTGAATATCCCGGTCTTCCACAACGGGCTTGCTGGAATTGGAGTCATCCTCGGCCCTACCGGGGGATTTATCGTAGGATTTATCCCGGCAGCCCTGATAGTCGGTCTCGCCTATGAGAAAAAGGACCGCACGCTCCGCATCATGGGCATCTTCGTCGCAACGGTTCTGATATATGCCTTCGGGGTAGCATGGTTATCCTTCTCGACGGGGATTGCCCTTGCAGAGGCGATTCTGCTGGGGGTAGTGCCGTTTCTTATAGGAGACGCCCTGAAGGGGGTTGCCGTCTACTACATCGGAGAACGAATCGAATGA